In Cydia amplana chromosome 25, ilCydAmpl1.1, whole genome shotgun sequence, one genomic interval encodes:
- the LOC134659579 gene encoding U4/U6.U5 small nuclear ribonucleoprotein 27 kDa protein, producing the protein MGRSPSPRRREDRLDRRRNRDHDRDRDRERRRPRTRSRSRSLDRRRRSPDRRRSPSPARRRRSRSISPGPSSSFVAKKKTFGERPIVTPADLEGKSPEEQEMLKVMGFCGFDTTKGKKVEDNVEGDVHVVLKRKYRQYMNRKGGFNRPLDFVA; encoded by the coding sequence ATGGGTCGGTCGCCAAGTCCAAGGCGGCGGGAAGATCGGTTAGATCGGCGGAGAAACAGAGATCACGACCGGGACCGGGACCGCGAGAGGCGAAGACCGCGCACGCGATCCAGGTCTCGCTCCCTAGACCGCAGACGACGCTCCCCGGACCGCAGGAGGTCGCCCTCGCCCGCAAGAAGACGCCGTTCGCGTTCGATCTCCCCAGGGCCGTCTTCGTCTTTTGTAGCTAAAAAGAAGACTTTTGGGGAGCGCCCGATCGTCACCCCTGCTGATTTGGAGGGAAAATCTCCCGAGGAACAAGAAATGTTGAAAGTTATGGGCTTTTGCGGTTTCGACACGACAAAAGGTAAGAAAGTCGAAGATAATGTTGAAGGTGATGTCCACGTTGTTTTAAAACGAAAGTACCGACAGTACATGAATAGGAAAGGAGGTTTCAATCGACCGTTGGACTTTGTCGCGTAG